AGGCTTTAGGCGTTGAAAAATCAGTGAACAACTAAAAAAATCGTATCTTTACTATATGGAATTAAGAGAAAAAAATAACGACATTCCAAATCTTGACCGAGTGTTTTTTTGGGATTTCGACATCGAAGCAATGGACTTTAAGAAAGCCTACAAGACTATTATAGCCCGTATCATAGAACGTGGCGGTCAAAATGAAATTGATGAGCTTGTCCGTTTCTATGGTCATAGCAGGGTTATCAAAGCAATCCGTGACGAAATTTACTTCTTACCCAACTATGCAATTGATAGGGCATTGAGGTTCTTCCCAGAACTTAAAAAGGAAGAAATGTACTGCTATCTGAACCGTAAGGACAAGCCTTACCATTGGATATAAGTTACAACAACAATTTTTATTATCTTATAGATGGATAGGCTGAGAAATCAGCCTATCTTTTTTTGTCATCCAACGGCTTTAGCTTAACAGTTCCAACCCCAATAGCGGAGTTCTTTTTGCTTCTTTTTCTTGCTCTGCAACTTGTCAAGAAAAAGAAATCGGGCTATCCCTAACCTATAGATACAAGGGGTATCCTGCATCTGCTAATTATAGTACTGAAACTCCCTATCAAAAAATATTTTCCAAAACAAAAAAAAAGAAAAAAAAGAAAGCCATTTTAACAAGGCGGACAGGCGAAAAAACCAAAAGGAAACGGAATAAGTCCCGAAGGGTGGCAGGGCAACACAACAAACTCGGCGAAGCCACCATATTTGCCCTGCCATTATGCCGTAAGCTTTTGGTTGGGTGGTGCGGTGGCTGTCTGCCTTATCTTTACTGCCTTTTTATTCTTTTTTTGGAAGTTGATTTATACTTTGCTTAACTTATATTAATTGTGGTTAAAGCAGTTGTTATTTTGTAATTCTGTCAACAGTGATAACCCTGTGTGTGTATGTGTTGATTGTAATCCTAATATTTTTGTAAGTGTTTGTTATATAATAATTTTTACCGATTTTCTGAATGAATTTTTCTGCCGTTTCGCTTATGGCATTAAAAATCAATTTTTCAATTTCAGATTTTGAATAGTCTACTCGTAGCTTTTTATTTATTCTGCCATATACAAGTTCGGTGTAACAGATATTATTTAATATTTCGGTTTTATTGACTTTCATTGCCTATTCTTTAATACAAAACTACAAAATATCTTAACCGTAGATGAATTTATATCAAAGCATTTGGCAATTGAACGCCAAAGACTGCCACTAAAAGCCAAAGGCAAATGAAGCATTCTTTTATGGTTTACATTGGGGGAAATTTTGAACCTATGGCACAAAAAATAACAACCGACAAAGAGCGTAAAGAAAAAGAAGAATCTGAGAAAAAAAAGAATATACCTTTTATTCAGGTCGATAAGGGCAGCGACCCCATTTCCAATTTCATAGCCAACTTTAAACGCCAATTCACAGACACAAAGGGTTTAGGTCTGGGCAGGCTGTTCGGGGGCAAGCGTGCTGAACAAAAAAAACAGACTGCCGAACCTGAAAGCATCATAGGCGCTACCAAAACGGTTATGCGTTCGGGTTATAAAAATGCTGAAAACAATCAGAACGTACAGACCAATAAAAAGCCTGCTTTAAAAATGGACAATTCAAACAAAATACAACAGGCTCGCCCAAAAAACCAAAAACCAAAGTTGGGATTATAACCGAGTATTTGGCAACTAAACGCCAAATGCTACTTCTGACTACAACATTGGAGCAACCTTTATAAGTTGCTTTTACTTTTGAGGATTAAATGATGCGGATATGGAAATAACAGTTTTGGACATTCAGATTTTAAAAGCATTGCACAGAGAAGTAAAGGAAGTTTCTTTATTGATTAAGAAAATCACTACGCCTTACAAGGCATTGCAACAGGCAACGAAATGGCTCGACCAACAGGAAGCCTGCCAACTGCTCAATATCAGCAAAAGAACGTTGCAGACGTATAGGGCAAAAGGCATTCTTGGAGCAACGCAGATCAATCGGAAAACGTATTTCAGATTATCAGAAGTGGAGTTACTTATGCAGGGAGAGCGACCATTAAAAAAGCAAAAGAAATGAAACAGATTGGAGATTCAAACGAAGATATGCTTGCCCTGCTCGAAGCTGTGGTAGGCATCAAAAATGAACTGTTGTATATCAGAGAATATTTCCACCCATTACTAAAAGGGGAAATCTATCTGTCAGGCGAACAGGTTTGCGAGATGTTACACATCAGCAAACGGACATTGCAACAATACAGGGATGACGGACTGATACCTTTTATCAAGCTCGAACGGAAAATCTTGTTTCGTGAAAGCGATATTGTCAAGGTATTGGAAGATAACTATCAGCGTTAGCTGATTAAATGAATGCTTTGAAACTTAACCATATCGGTCAATTAAAAAAACAGCCCACTGCTTAAATGCGGTGGGCTGTGTTGTTTATATTCTACTTAATCTCAAACTCTCCGTAAACATTATTATTTTCCCTTGTCTTTTGATAGTCGGAGTTCAGATAATATTTGACAATTCTGTATTTGCCTACTTTATAACTGATTTGGTCTTTATATAATTTCTTTTCAAAACTCTCTGTATCGGTTGGTTTTAGTCGCCAACCAAGGTCGTTAAACGCAATACCCTTTGGCGAAATGTCTTTCCATTCGTTTTTCTCGTAATTTTCAATCTGATAATGCAACCCTGTAGTGATAGTATCATTTGTATTGTTTATTATTGTAACCTTTATAGTATCTGGGATTTCTGAAAGTTTAAAAACATTTGGCTCTATAGATAATGATACAGACTTATCCTCAACATCATTTACTTTTTCTTTTTTGGATGATTGTTCTTCTTCCTTTTTATTTTGGTTACAACTCAATAAAAGTGTTGCTGAAATTATAAGTAGGATAAGTTTTTTCATTATTCTATTTTTTGTCATTGTTTCTACCAATTGCTAAAATACAAAAAAAGCCAACGTATAATAACATTGACTTTCTTTGATTACTTTTATAGACTTCATAGTTGAGAAACAAAAGACTGTTCCATTCCTTTAAATTTATGCGATACCTTTTGCATATCCTTTCCGACTTTCTCGTTGAGTATTTTGGCGTAAATCTGCGTAGTGGCAATGTTTTTATGCCCCAACATTTTACTCAAACTCTCCAATGGAACACCCTCACTTAAAAATAGTGTGGCAAAGGTATGGCGTGCCAAATGAAAGGTTACTTTCTTCTCTTTAAGACACTCAATTTGTTTGGATATTCTTTTCAAGCTGTCATTGCAGACCGTATTTGAGGGGACAGGAAAAACCTTTCCGTCCTTTGACAGTCCTGCATATTTTTCGATAATCATTTTTGGAATATCCAACAGCATTACATTGGATGATGTTGCCGTTTTCTTTCTGCGTACGATTATCCACTGATTGCCATCAAAAAAGTCTTGAATATTACTGTTTCTAAGCCCTTTCATATCTGAATAGGAAAGCCCTGTAAAGCAACTGAAAACAAATAAATCCTTAACCAATTCGTCTTTCTTTTTATCACAGTTGAACGTTACGAGCTGTTCCAATTCATTACGCAATAGATAACCACGGTCTTTATCCTTTTTGGTATTCTTGTACTCGCTGAACGGATTAAAAGCAAGATGCTTTCTGCTCATTGCCAATCGGCAAAGTGTAGTAAACCCAATCATATACAGCCAAATGGTGTTGTGTGTTAGGCTTTGGTCGTCACGAAGGTAGTAATCAAAGTCCTGCACAAAATCAGGAGTAAGGTCGTTAAAAGACACATCGGAATAACCGTATTTTGCAAAGGCAAAATTTCGAAGATGTTTCAAAAGTATTTTGTATTTACTGCGTGTGCCATTTACCCGAAGTCCACTATTAACCTTTTTCTCATAGTCGGATAGGAACTGGTCATAAAATTTGAAAAAGGTCAGTTCTCCGCTTTCCATACCAAGAACGGCATTTTTAAGTTTAGCACTGTTTACAGCCCCCTCGTTCTTCAGGATTTTGGAATAGCATT
Above is a genomic segment from Chryseobacterium mulctrae containing:
- a CDS encoding DUF6922 domain-containing protein; the protein is MELREKNNDIPNLDRVFFWDFDIEAMDFKKAYKTIIARIIERGGQNEIDELVRFYGHSRVIKAIRDEIYFLPNYAIDRALRFFPELKKEEMYCYLNRKDKPYHWI
- a CDS encoding DUF3781 domain-containing protein, with protein sequence MKVNKTEILNNICYTELVYGRINKKLRVDYSKSEIEKLIFNAISETAEKFIQKIGKNYYITNTYKNIRITINTYTHRVITVDRITK
- a CDS encoding helix-turn-helix domain-containing protein; this translates as MEITVLDIQILKALHREVKEVSLLIKKITTPYKALQQATKWLDQQEACQLLNISKRTLQTYRAKGILGATQINRKTYFRLSEVELLMQGERPLKKQKK
- a CDS encoding helix-turn-helix domain-containing protein — encoded protein: MKQIGDSNEDMLALLEAVVGIKNELLYIREYFHPLLKGEIYLSGEQVCEMLHISKRTLQQYRDDGLIPFIKLERKILFRESDIVKVLEDNYQR
- a CDS encoding immunoglobulin-like domain-containing protein, with protein sequence MKKLILLIISATLLLSCNQNKKEEEQSSKKEKVNDVEDKSVSLSIEPNVFKLSEIPDTIKVTIINNTNDTITTGLHYQIENYEKNEWKDISPKGIAFNDLGWRLKPTDTESFEKKLYKDQISYKVGKYRIVKYYLNSDYQKTRENNNVYGEFEIK
- a CDS encoding site-specific integrase, which encodes METTKKSTFKVLFYLKKNAPKKNGKVTVMCRITVNGKQSAFSTKLDISATNWDLKYGRVLGKSREAQATNSKLDKIRSGIEECYSKILKNEGAVNSAKLKNAVLGMESGELTFFKFYDQFLSDYEKKVNSGLRVNGTRSKYKILLKHLRNFAFAKYGYSDVSFNDLTPDFVQDFDYYLRDDQSLTHNTIWLYMIGFTTLCRLAMSRKHLAFNPFSEYKNTKKDKDRGYLLRNELEQLVTFNCDKKKDELVKDLFVFSCFTGLSYSDMKGLRNSNIQDFFDGNQWIIVRRKKTATSSNVMLLDIPKMIIEKYAGLSKDGKVFPVPSNTVCNDSLKRISKQIECLKEKKVTFHLARHTFATLFLSEGVPLESLSKMLGHKNIATTQIYAKILNEKVGKDMQKVSHKFKGMEQSFVSQL